ACCGCAAGTTTCCTCATTTGCTGCTGACCATTCCGGGGCTCGGCGTATTGTTCCTGACGATTATGCCGATTGTCTTCATGATCTTGCTTTCCTTCACGAACTACTCATTGCCTCAACATATTCCGCCGGCGAAGCTGGTCGATTGGGTTGGCTTCAACACCTTTAAGGACCTGCTGACGCTGAAATCCTGGAGCAGAACGTTTTTTGGCGTCTTTACCTGGACGATTATTTGGGCCGTGCTTGCGACCGCAACCTGCTATTTCGGCGGCCTGCTTGTTGCTCTGCTCATTGAACAGAAGGATGTTAAGTTTAAAAAGCTGTGGCGGACGCTCTTTATTCTGCCTTACGCGATTCCGCAGCTGATCTCGCTGCTTGTTATGCGCAACCTGTTCAACGGACAATTTGGCCCGATTAACCAGTACCTGTCGTATTTCGGTTTCGGCAAGCTGCCTTGGCTGACGGATCCGACCTGGGCGAAGGCAACCGCTATTCTCGTTAATATGTGGGTGGGCATTCCGGTATCGATGGTTCTTATTCTTGGCGTGCTAACCGCTATTCCGAAGGATCTCTACGAAGCGGCGGACGTGGACGGAGCCTCCGGCTACCAGAAGTTCCGAATCGTAACGCTGCCTTTTGTCCTGTTTGCAACGGCGCCGATTCTGATTACGCAGTTTGCCGGCAATATCAACAACTTCAACTTGATCTTCCTGCTGACAAACGGCGAACCGCTGAACGGCAATTACCAATATGCGGGCAGCACGGACCTGCTTGTTACGTGGCTGTACAAATTGACGCTGAACAACAGCCAATTCAATATGGCTTCGGCGATTGGCATTATTATTTTCATCATTATCGCAACGTTCTCGATTATTAACTATCGTCGCACGAAGTCGTTCAAAGAGGAGGATATGATCCAATGAAGGCTGGTCAATCGAAGAACCGTTATATACGTCTGACGCTCAGCTACGTGGTGCTGACCTTG
This region of Paenibacillus sp. JDR-2 genomic DNA includes:
- a CDS encoding carbohydrate ABC transporter permease — translated: MNGRRSAILSAVSMGLGQLYNRQYMKGILLLLTEAAALVYFIPRLVHDLWGIWTLGDTPSKMVKVGKVYQTVKGDHSIFLMINGLITVLVLALFITIYIMNIRDAYRTGANRDQGIQAATFRESVRYVWDRKFPHLLLTIPGLGVLFLTIMPIVFMILLSFTNYSLPQHIPPAKLVDWVGFNTFKDLLTLKSWSRTFFGVFTWTIIWAVLATATCYFGGLLVALLIEQKDVKFKKLWRTLFILPYAIPQLISLLVMRNLFNGQFGPINQYLSYFGFGKLPWLTDPTWAKATAILVNMWVGIPVSMVLILGVLTAIPKDLYEAADVDGASGYQKFRIVTLPFVLFATAPILITQFAGNINNFNLIFLLTNGEPLNGNYQYAGSTDLLVTWLYKLTLNNSQFNMASAIGIIIFIIIATFSIINYRRTKSFKEEDMIQ